The genomic segment TCATCAACAGATACTAAAACTAGTAGGAAAGTTCAGTGAACAACAGCATATTTACATAATCACAAAGTACTTTCCCACAAAACACTATGATGGGGAAAATCATAACTTTGTAGCAGAGAAATCTGGTTAACAACactttaaccaagtgatcaaagcCAACATCACCAGGAATGGGACAGCTCCATATCAGATACTTGATATGATGCATTGAGGAAGACATACTATCACTTCTGTGACATTCCTGCTAAAAAATGCATAATCTGAACCAAATAATAGGAAAACATAAACCTAAACTGAAGGACATTCTGTAAGATAAATGGCCTGTGCTTTTCAAAAATGTCAGTCATGAGAGACAAAGACTGAAAAACTGTTCtggattaaagaaaattaaaagagacaTGCCATCTAAATGTAACATGTGATCCTGGATTAGGACACTAGTAGCACAATTGGCAAGATCGAACTAGGTCTTTAGATAATATTAAATCTAGCCACAGGaggcaataagaaaaagaaaaatttgtatcAATGATAATCTTCTGACTTGATGATCATACTAGAGTATACCATTATGCACCACATAACCACATCTCAGTTGACAACAAACTGCATAAATGAAGATGATCCCATAAAATTATATGACTGTATTTTTGCTATACCTttgccattgtgttacagttgcctacagtatccAGTATAGTagcatgctgtgcaggtttgtaggctaggagcaataggctagaccatatagcccaggtgtgtaggaggctgtaccatctaggtttgtgtaaattctctctatgatgtttgcatcatggtgaaatcacctaatgacacactTCTCCAAATGTGATGCATAACTGTATATATAAGCATGTCTTTGTGTTtaggaaataatacaaaaatatttaaacaaatggttcagagtaaaaagaacaaaccaaGTAAATGTTAAGTgagtaaaatgttaacatttgaggAATCTGGGTGAATCGTGTATAGGAGAAAAGTTAAAATGTTGgcattaaaattacaaattcaaacacctatttttaaaattcatgaataGTTTATACATGCTTAGAAGTCACCTTTTAATAATGTAACATTTGAGGAATCTGGGTGAATCGTGTATAGGAGAAAAGTTAAAATGTTggcattaaaattataaattcaaacacctatttttaaaattcatgaataGTTTATACATGCTTAGGAGTCACCTTTTAATAATGTTCGTCCCTCCACTCATATGTCTGGGGCATTGGTTAGGGGAGCAGATGGTGGAGTCAGGACTATGGACTGGAGCACATAAATATGTCCTTTCCAGCATGGCAGTCTCAGGGTGGTTGAACTTTTTACATGGCAGTTCCAGGGTTCCTGGAGGAAGTATTCCAAAAGCCTTGAATGGAAGTGGCAGATTATCTTAAGGCCAAACCTCAAAAGTCCCAGAATACTCTTTCCCTGTAGTAAGCAAACCACTAAGGTCTGGATTCAAAGGGGAGGGGCATTAGGCTTCATTACTCAAAGAGGGGAGTAGCAAAGAATTTGCAGTTCCTATTTATCTGCCACAATGAGATCTTATTTAATATATGATTTAAAAAGATtccaaaaagatttaaaaatcctACATTTCTGAGTCTAATTTGGGATCATAGTTTATACAATTATTTTAGTGACACATGTCATTGAAGGATATTAAGTTGTCTGTAACTGCCCAAATGAGCAAACATTTGGACGGTGCAATAAGAATCTATCTATGAACGCAAAAGTATCTGAGACCGGTCTAAATCAATTTAgaaggtttattttgccaaggttaaggacgtgCCAGTGACACACCCTCAAGAGGTCCTGACAACCTTGTGGACATGTGCCCTAGGTAGTTGGGGTACAGCTTGCAAGTCAATACCCTGAGGCACCAAGGGttgcagcagaaaaaaaaaattaattgtaaggCCGCCAAACCAGGAGACTGGAGGAAACTTCAGATTCTCCTTGAGAAGTCTGGAGCTTGAGACTTGAAAGGGTGTTGAGTGGACCAAGGTGTGAGGATTGTTGATTGGTCAGAGTACAATGATGAAGTCATGGGATCtggagatgaagaaactgcattctCATGCAGATTCAGTTCCTTGAGGGTGTCTTCAAACTGGTTAGTGTCAGCTTTCTGCTGGAAATCCGCGTCTGAAAAACTTCTTAAGCAATTCTTAAACAAAAGCCTTCTGATTCTGATGTCAGAGATCCCACCCACAGGAGCAATGGGGATGCAAGTGGCCAGTATATAGGGCTATGGGATGACTTTCTGTTACAAAGAAGTGGGCCAAAGTGCAGCGtgattaatgcttaattataTTTCTGTCTAGAACCTGGCATACAATTTTTGTTAACCCTGTAAGGACAGTGTCAAACTTTTAgtgctcttttaaaatttgtctgtaaaatgagggctacaaatacaaaagaattctTAATCAGTGTATAGATTATTTGCAAAGCTGTGTTTTATTCTGATCTTGCCAGTGTTGACCTAACCAATGAAGAAACAACTGATTCCACCACTTCTAAAATCAGCCCATCTGAAGATACTCAGCAAGAAAATGACAGCATGTTCTGTTTCATTACCTGGAATATTGATGGATTAGATCTAAACAATCTGTCAGAGAGGGCTCGAGGGGTGTGTTCCTACTTAGCGTTGTAAGTATTATCACTTCTGTTTAATAGTAATGTGTCTTATGTATATTCAAAGGAACAGTTCAAGGTTGTGGGCTTTCGAATTAAACCTAAGTTCAATGTCCAGCTCTGAGAAGAAATATCTGAAAGAATTGAGATGATTGCCTCTGAGAGCAGGATTGCAGGCTGCAGCAAAGTGGGAACACTAATTTTTGTTAGAAGCCTTTTAGTACTGTTTTCTTCTTAAACTTTGTTTATAATAACTACGTGAAATTAAAACTGCCAAAAAGATCTATTTGTGCGCCAtactggctctgtgaccttgggcaaatcacttaagtTCTCTGGAGGTCAGTTTTCTTCATTGTGGATAATAACTGCTTCAAGAGGATTGAAAGAAACGTTGAAAGCATCTCTTAGTGTGTAGGACCATTGAAGTCTCTCAGTATGGTGGTTTCTATTGtcagtttttctagttctttttgaTATGTTTGTTATAGTACTAAAATAGCAcacatctttctcattttatagttATCAAAGATCAGCATAAACACTCAATATTAGGTGCACAAGAGGGTTTTTTGCTTTGGTATGTTGTGGAATTTCCTTCATTTAGGTAGCTGAAAATGAAATGGTATACTTGGTATTTGTCATAAACTGATGTTTTTCGTTAGGTACAGCCCAGATGTGATATTTCTACAGGAAGTTATTCCCCCATATTATAGCTACCTAAAGAAGAGAGCAAGTGATTATGAGATTATTACAGGTAACAATTTTTGTTATTCAACTTGTCTTTTCTTTGACAAACAGGTCAGTGAGAGGGATAAATCAAAGTTAGTCTATTGGGACATGGAgaagaaaaagcacaaataaataaGTTTGAGAAAAATAAGCAAGACCCAGGATACTACAAGAATTATAGGAGAATATTTTATACAACTTAATAAGTGTGAAAAGGTTAATAAGTGAAAAGGAAATGGATGATTTTTCAGGAAAATATAAATTGCTAAAATTTGAGAAACTGAGTACCTTTTTGTTGAAATTTAGTTGTTAAAagttttaagtgaaataatcacATTGTGGTTATGCTTTTtcaaaaagtctttattttaaaattccttatttattttgttgttctttttatactttttttgccCTGAGTAATTTAGGTTTTAAATTTtccatctattttgtttttgctaaatatatttaaaatactgctTTGGCCACATCTCATGATTTTCATATACAGTCTTTCCTTGGTATTCTCAGGGGATTGGTTCTAGGGTTCCTTGGTGGATACCAAAATTCACACATACTCAGGTTCCTCAGTCTGCTCTGCAGAACCCATCTATATGTGAGCGCTCCATATCTGCGGGTTTCACGTTCTGAGAAGACTGTGTTTTCAACCCACATTTGGTtgtggatgcagaacccacagatacagaggaccaaccatatttattgaaaaaataccTGTATAAGTCGACCCTTgaagttcaaacctgtgttgttcaagtgTCAACTGTATAGTGTTTTCTTtgactttcatttttatatagtatgtgatttttaatttcagttgaCTCCTTAAGCGAGAATTTCTAAGGAGAGGGTTctcagtctgtgtgtgtctctcaaTGGAACTTTTTTGTATTCTCTTGGGGATTCTTTTAGGATTTTTGATTCCCATGCTTCCTTCTTAGTTTACTTCCTCATTTTATTGGCGCACCCTCTCTAATTTCTAAGGAACAGTGCATGAACAGTGAAGTTTTTGAATCCCAGCGTATTTGAAAATGTCTGTGTTGTAGCTTTGTGGTTCTTGATAGTTTGGCTGAAGATAGGTATCTGGGTAAACAGATGTTTTCCTTCAGAATTCTGAAGGCATTCTTCAATGTCTTCTAATTTCCATTATTGATAATGGGTAATAAGGCTGATGTCATTctaattcttattcttttctttttccctactCTCTGGAAGCTTTGAGGGTCTTCTTTTAACCCTCatgttctttgggtttttttttttttttaacatttattgtacTGAATGCTTGGTGGGAACTTTTAATCTGTGGAATTTTAATATGTGGAAAACCTTAATTGTTGAAaatccttttctccctccctcccaccattCCCCTTGCctctcctttcattcttttcattatttctctttccttttctccttgtctcttctttcctcccttatAGTTTTTTTACTCCTCCCCTTTTTCTGAACTCCCTCTGTTAAACGGTGGACCTCCTGGGTTGATCCTTAAATTTTCTTAACTCTCTTATTCTCCTATCTCTATTGACTGTTCTACTTTCTTGGCAACTATCTTGACTTTTAGATagcattattttaatttcctaGGCCTCCTATTCACTGAATATCTTTTTTATGGCATACTTTTCTTGGTTTATGGATACAGTatcttttttgttagttttttgtttgttttaggttttAATCTCTTTCCAtgcattgtttttatttccttctttttgtttgtttcgaTTATGTTATGTCATGTCAGTATCCATCATGTCATGTCAGACTTCTTCCTTAAATATGTAGGGATCCTTGGCTTTCGGTTCACATTTAAACACCAAACACTAAAATGTTGATTACAAGGCTAAGTAGTTTACCTCACTGGAGAGGGGTGAGGGATTGATTGTGGAGCAAACTACTTATTCATTTGAGGGAGACCCACAATTGTCAGTGTGTTGGTATATACAGGCCTTTAATCTGAGGCCATTTtgtttctccaaaaagagtgaTTTAGCTTTCTGCCTTCTGGGTGTTGGGGCTGGGGTGGTGTGCTTGTTTTGCCTAACTTCTGGAAGCAGGTCGGGGAAGGGAGCTGAGTCGGCACACTTAATCAGTGTTCAACCCATTCCTCTATCAGCCCTGGGCTAACACGCATGCCCCTCCCTGTGGTTGGTGACTCTGGAGCCTCTAAAATTTAGTTCTCTGTAAAACCCTAGTCTCCTGTTAATAGAGGGACAGTCACTTATCTCTAAGGAGTTGAGGAAACCTGGGAGTTGTTTAACCCCATATCCAGACCTTGAACTGGCCCCCCTCTTCTTACCTCAGCACCTTACCTTTTGTGGTACCTTTATGTTCAAGCACTAAGTGTTTCCAGATTTTGGTGGAACAAATCTGCTTGCTTCCTGTCTATGGTTCTCTGCTACAGTCACTCAAGtggtttccttctgttttgataaACCGGTTCCCACTTCTCCatctgttttctgaaaaactactgGAAGCTTTCATTCATGGCCTCTACTcctattttctgttcttgcaggTTTATatctttctagatttttattcatttactatAATTTTTCTGGAACTTCTAGCATGAGAGGTAGTAAATGGATATCAGTTGGCCACAGTTCATCTTATCTACTCTGTGTCTTTcagaaatttctcaaattttctcATCTGATATTGGCGGCATTATATTTTGGcacttgtttactttttttttttttcatttttatttatttatttatttattttgagacggaatttcactcttgttgcctaggctggagtgcaatggcacgatctcagctcaccgcaacctccacctcccgggttcaagtgattctcctgcctcagcctcctgagtagctaggattacaggcatatgccaccacacccagttaattttgtatttttagtagagatgggatttctccatgttgatcaggctggtctcgaactcctgacctcaggtgatccacccacctcggcctcctaaagtgctgggattacagacatgagccactgtgcctggtctttttttatttatttatttaatttcttctaaGCTTCTAGTTAAAatttgggagggagggaggtagacTTGTTTGGCCATGATGAACTACTTTGAAATAATAGTTTAGTTTAAAGATTTagatccggccgggcgcggtggctcaagcctgtaatcccagcactttgggaggccgagatgggcggatcacgaggtcaggagatcgagaccatcctggctaacacggtgaaaccccgtctctactaagaaatacaaaaaatagccgggcgaggtggcagcgcctgtagtcccagctactcgggaggctgaggccggagaatggcgtgaacccgggaggcggagcttgcagtgagctgagatccggccactgcactccagcctgggctacagagcgagactccgtctcaaaaaaaaaaaaaaaaaaaaagatttagatcCATGTAAGTATCTGTTACCTGTTTGCTATAAAATTCTTCAATAGGCAAACTTGTGGTAAACTGAAAATAACTTTGACCTCCTCAGCCTAAATtcttttccacaaatatttgtagGTCATGAAGAAGGATATTTCACAGCTATAATGTTGAAGAAATCAAGAGTGAAATTAAAAAGCCAAGAGATTATTCCTTTTCCAAGTACCAAAATGATGAGAAACcttttatgtgtgcatgtgagtaattttttaaaattgagtgtcttataaaaaaagaatacatttttttcatagttttgttgttattctttttaatacCATTGCCTTTTGAGAAAAATTTGCTTCACACATGTAGATTCTTTTAGATAGTCTTTAACACTTTCTAAAATTAagtttttacataaattttaaatgcaGATAGAATTCTCAGtctattgttttcttaaaaatatttgagagtTTGCTAACATTCCACATTTGCTTCCTAAAGTAATGTTTTTACTCTATACATGCTACTATATTGTACTCTATGAGACTTACAAAAATGAAGAATAGATCTTGATCTGATACAGTATATAGATTAGTAAGGgagagtgtatatatatagtaactAAAACATAAGAAAGGCATAAGTGCCACAGGAGAGGTGTAAATGTGTGGAAGTTTAGAGAAAGGAGATGATTTTTAACCAGATTGTTTagtgagaggtttttttttttttttttttttttttgagacaaagtcttgctctgtcgcccaggctggggtgcagtggccggatctcagctcactgcaagctccgcctcccaggtttagaccattctcctgcctcagcctcccgagtaactgggactacaggcgcccgccacctcgcccggctagttttttgtattttttagtagagacggggtttcaccgtgttagccaggatggtctcgatctcctgacctcgtgatccgcccgtcttggcctcccaaagtgctgggattacaggcttgagccaccgcgcccggcctagtgaGAGTTTTATAGAGGAGATGGTATTTGAAATGAACCCGGAAAAATATGTAAGACGTAGACATTAAAAAGAGTCCAAGTAGAGAAACCACCATGAGCAAACTTTTCAAGTTGCAAGAGGTGTACATGTGTGAGTATGAATGAGCATTCTATTCAGTTGATTGTAGGGGCCATGGAGAGGGAAATGTGACAGGTTGAGAAGTATGTAGGCTCCTGATTATAGAAGAGCATGAATGACCAATATGAAAGAATTAGACTTGATTCTGCAAGCACTTCATATAATGATAGATTGTACATTGCTGGTGTCTTAATTGCAAATGGTAAATGATTCTCATTCATTCAGTTAACTTTTTTGGAATACCTGTATGCCAGGCCCTTAAAAATACAGCAATAAATAAGAATCATCTGTGCTTTGCAAATGACTTATGGCTTTGTAAGAGGGAAATAATTGTCCTTTTAATTTAGCCTAGGGGGCTTTAAAACAGTCTGTTCAGCATACTTTAGGTGTATTGAGGAGGGAGCCACTGATGGCCTGGGGACACTGGGGAAAGGTTCACAGTGGAGGTGACATCTGGGGGTAGGTCGTGCTTGCTAAACAGTCTTCTTTGGGGACAGGGTTAGTGCTTTAATACTTCTTTTGATCTGGAGGGATAGACGCAGTGCTGATTATACAGTTTCAGTTTAGTAGATATATACCATTTGACAGAACAATCTGCTGATTTTGTTATTAAAGTTCAGTATTAATAGTCAGTGGACAATTTTAATGACTTTTTGTCCTGTTGCAGGTGAATGTGTCAGGAAATGAGCTTTGCCTTATGACATCCCATTTGGAGAGCACCAGAGGGCATGCTGCGGAACGAATGAATCagttaaaaatggttttaaagaAAATGCAAGAGGCTCCAGAGTCAGCTACAGTTATATTTGCAGGAGATACAAATCTAAGGGATCAAGAGGTGAGTGACAAAGTCAGTGTGATGTTTGAGGACAGATTATTGCTATGGAGACTAATTTAGGTTCCTTTGACCAAAGCTGTTAAAACTAGGACCTGTAGTCACTCAAAATGTCTTAAGTGACCTTGCAATTCAGCAAGTATTTGTTTAGCCTATGCTGTATGCCTAGGAGAAGAAGGGGCTTCttttagaggaaataaaaatgtgcaTGAGAAATAGACAACACTAAACTATATATATGGGATTAGAAAGAAAGGTAGAGAAAATGATTTTAGAAGAGTTTAGAAAAGGTTGTTTCTTTGCAGTATTCCTAGTTGCAATACGAGAACAATGGAAAGATTTGACCATGATAATTGTTCCTAACTCTCTTTTTTCCtaggtttccttttcttttttcttttttgtcttttattagccTTTTTTACCCACTTTTCCtgctaccaccatgcccagatctCCAGGTCTGAAACAAAGTCTGTTTCTTCTTGCCTATAGCTTAGCTGAGACACAGTGGGATTTTTCAGGaccttaaaaatttaaacatagaattactatGTGATGCATCAATTACACTTCTAGGTATAAatacccaaaagaagtgaaagcagggaTTTGAATATGTTTTGTCTACCCATGGGTGTTCACAGCCGTGTTATTCACAGTAGCTAAAAGGTAGAAGCAGCCCAAGTATCACtgacagatgaataaacaaaatgtactgtatgcatacagtggaatattattacCCTTAAGATGAAGAAActttgacacatgctacaatatggg from the Macaca mulatta isolate MMU2019108-1 chromosome 4, T2T-MMU8v2.0, whole genome shotgun sequence genome contains:
- the TDP2 gene encoding tyrosyl-DNA phosphodiesterase 2: MELGSCLGAAEEEGEPEVKKRRLLCVEFASVASCDSAVAQCFLAENDWEMERALNSYFEPPVEESALERRPETISEPKTYVDLTNEETTDSTTSKISPSEDTQQENDSMFCFITWNIDGLDLNNLSERARGVCSYLALYSPDVIFLQEVIPPYYSYLKKRASDYEIITGHEEGYFTAIMLKKSRVKLKSQEIIPFPSTKMMRNLLCVHVNVSGNELCLMTSHLESTRGHAAERMNQLKMVLKKMQEAPESATVIFAGDTNLRDQEVTKCGGLPNNIVDVWEFLGKPKHCQYTWDTQMNSNLGITAACKLRFDRIFFRAAAEEGHIIPRSLDLLGLEKLDCGRFPSDHWGLLCNLDVIL